A DNA window from Cloacibacillus sp. An23 contains the following coding sequences:
- a CDS encoding AI-2E family transporter, whose amino-acid sequence MASGGGYANFFSGNVPFMIFFAFFALLAWDITSPMATSIIWAGMLSFVASPLNRRIMKLLGNGRYPSAAAGITLTALLLLCFVPVLCALSTLGSEVASLGRIFAQLFVKIQHVAHNGAAIEFPDWMPKWIADNIRSFMADSDSLRSAAQNVVQWATRFLSSISARLIEQGSSFLLNSVITLMVSFFFIRDGEKIVNYVMSVTPLEDGEKQRFFSQISGILNSIIYGIILTVAVQAVLGAVGWWFAGLGNPVFFGMLMFFFGMFPAGTAVVWVPGAIYLAFTGDLKHAAILFVWGAAIVGTIDNLLRPYLISAGGRGGVEISTLVIILGLFGGVMKWGFLGVFVGPLLLVLFISVCGLYRKRWLESVGGR is encoded by the coding sequence ATGGCTTCCGGCGGAGGATACGCCAATTTTTTCAGCGGCAACGTGCCGTTTATGATTTTCTTCGCGTTCTTCGCGCTTCTCGCGTGGGACATAACCTCGCCTATGGCTACGTCCATCATCTGGGCCGGGATGCTGTCGTTCGTGGCGTCGCCGCTGAACAGGAGGATTATGAAACTGCTGGGGAACGGACGCTATCCGAGCGCCGCCGCCGGGATAACTCTGACGGCGCTGCTGCTGCTCTGCTTCGTGCCGGTGCTTTGCGCGCTGTCCACGCTCGGCAGCGAGGTCGCGAGCCTCGGCAGGATATTCGCGCAGCTCTTCGTCAAGATACAGCACGTCGCTCACAACGGCGCTGCTATAGAATTCCCGGATTGGATGCCGAAGTGGATAGCCGATAACATCAGAAGCTTTATGGCGGACTCCGACTCGCTGCGCAGCGCCGCGCAGAACGTCGTGCAGTGGGCGACGCGCTTCCTCAGCTCCATATCGGCGCGGCTTATCGAGCAGGGCTCGTCGTTCCTGCTGAACTCGGTCATCACTCTTATGGTCTCTTTCTTCTTTATACGCGACGGCGAAAAGATAGTAAATTACGTCATGAGCGTAACGCCTCTTGAAGACGGCGAGAAGCAGCGTTTTTTCAGCCAAATTTCGGGGATTCTTAACTCCATAATATACGGTATAATTCTCACCGTCGCCGTCCAGGCCGTGCTCGGCGCGGTCGGCTGGTGGTTCGCCGGGCTCGGGAACCCCGTTTTCTTCGGGATGCTGATGTTCTTCTTCGGGATGTTCCCCGCGGGGACGGCGGTCGTCTGGGTGCCCGGGGCGATATATCTCGCCTTCACCGGCGACCTTAAGCACGCGGCTATCCTTTTTGTGTGGGGGGCCGCGATAGTCGGAACGATAGACAACCTGCTGCGCCCCTACCTGATAAGCGCGGGCGGCAGGGGCGGCGTCGAGATATCGACGCTCGTCATAATACTGGGGCTCTTCGGCGGCGTGATGAAGTGGGGATTTCTCGGCGTGTTCGTGGGGCCGTTGCTGCTGGTGCTCTTCATATCGGTCTGCGGCCTTTACAGAAAGCGCTGGCTCGAAAGTGTTGGAGGAAGATGA
- a CDS encoding manganese efflux pump MntP family protein, with amino-acid sequence MLAEFIATAATGASLAMDAFSVSICIGLCHDRISAKNVLTVGGAFGLFQFFMPLAGGVIAGRLSGFFNSWTPWLAAALIVWVAVNMIREAGKEGEDCSMTITLKSMTVLSFATSLDALAVGFSIESTGGSAMSLAVLAGIITFALSATGTLVGKKLGSRFGRKAEYAGGAVLLAIAARIIWQSL; translated from the coding sequence ATGCTCGCAGAATTCATAGCAACCGCGGCCACCGGGGCTTCGCTCGCGATGGACGCCTTTTCCGTCTCGATCTGCATAGGCCTCTGCCATGACCGCATAAGCGCGAAGAACGTGCTCACCGTCGGCGGGGCCTTCGGCCTGTTCCAGTTCTTCATGCCGCTCGCGGGCGGCGTGATAGCTGGACGCCTTTCCGGATTTTTCAACTCATGGACGCCGTGGCTCGCCGCGGCGCTCATCGTCTGGGTCGCCGTGAATATGATACGCGAGGCCGGCAAGGAGGGCGAGGACTGCTCCATGACGATAACGCTCAAAAGCATGACCGTCCTCTCGTTCGCGACCTCGCTCGACGCGCTCGCCGTCGGCTTCTCGATAGAGAGCACAGGCGGCTCCGCTATGTCGCTCGCCGTGCTCGCCGGGATAATCACCTTCGCGCTCTCCGCGACGGGGACGCTCGTCGGCAAAAAGCTCGGCTCGCGCTTCGGCAGAAAGGCCGAATACGCCGGCGGCGCGGTGCTGCTCGCGATAGCTGCGCGCATAATCTGGCAGTCGCTGTAA
- a CDS encoding methylated-DNA--[protein]-cysteine S-methyltransferase, protein MKLCFEGVGNLLLSEEGGRLTGLSFLKGRPAPEDLNFRETQTLLEAKRQLEEYFDGSRRGFDIPLAPMGTPFQLRCWDALLKIPYGRTATYADIARAVGSPKAFRAVGLANNRNPIAIIIPCHRVIGSNGRLVGFGGGLDVKAFLLRFEAAMTVEEQPGAQEEG, encoded by the coding sequence ATGAAATTGTGTTTTGAGGGGGTCGGGAACCTTCTGCTCTCCGAGGAGGGGGGGCGGTTGACCGGGCTGAGTTTCCTGAAGGGACGTCCCGCGCCGGAGGATTTGAATTTTCGCGAGACGCAGACGCTGCTTGAGGCGAAGAGGCAGCTTGAGGAATATTTCGACGGGAGCCGGCGCGGCTTCGATATTCCGCTCGCGCCGATGGGGACGCCGTTTCAGCTGCGCTGCTGGGACGCGCTGCTCAAGATACCCTACGGAAGGACGGCGACATACGCGGATATAGCGCGCGCCGTCGGTTCGCCTAAGGCTTTCCGCGCCGTTGGGCTCGCCAACAACCGTAACCCGATAGCGATAATCATCCCGTGCCACAGGGTCATAGGCTCCAACGGGAGGCTTGTCGGCTTCGGCGGGGGGCTGGACGTGAAGGCGTTCCTGCTGCGCTTCGAGGCCGCGATGACGGTGGAGGAGCAGCCGGGCGCTCAGGAAGAGGGCTAA
- a CDS encoding M14 family metallopeptidase, producing the protein MGGKKTEILRFESGDGHAINIPVAVVVGETGGPDAVITSGIHGGEYGSIFAALKLFRELSPADVKGSVKFITVCDMSVIEGRRTHLSADGENLNRSFPGRAGGGYAQALAAKIIDEIKGADYHMDLHCCQPLCSSVPLCTYHRGRSGALNDGSHEIAYYYGLPNIVITESEGRWQDKGTCYASVYENIGIPSALVQTGTPCANDDENTLRHIAGMKNVLRRFGTLKGATAAVGRPQIYENMEWVYAKNSGLYRRVASAGDKVRRGQMIGYVMDCFGTPVEKILSPINGRVLFQTENSSVAKHGFVASVGVTR; encoded by the coding sequence ATGGGCGGTAAAAAAACAGAGATACTTCGGTTTGAGAGCGGCGACGGGCATGCGATCAACATCCCCGTCGCCGTCGTTGTCGGCGAGACGGGAGGCCCTGACGCGGTAATAACGTCCGGCATCCACGGCGGCGAATACGGCTCGATATTCGCCGCGCTGAAACTCTTCCGCGAGCTTTCGCCTGCGGACGTAAAAGGCAGCGTCAAATTCATCACGGTCTGCGACATGTCGGTGATCGAAGGGCGGCGCACTCACCTCTCGGCGGACGGCGAGAACCTCAACCGCAGCTTCCCCGGACGCGCGGGCGGCGGATACGCCCAGGCGCTCGCGGCGAAAATAATAGACGAGATAAAAGGTGCGGATTATCACATGGACCTGCATTGCTGTCAGCCTCTCTGTTCCTCTGTGCCGCTTTGTACCTACCACCGCGGACGCAGCGGCGCGCTCAACGACGGTTCGCACGAGATCGCCTACTATTACGGCCTGCCGAACATCGTAATAACGGAGAGCGAGGGACGCTGGCAGGACAAAGGCACATGCTACGCGAGCGTCTACGAGAACATCGGGATACCGTCGGCCCTCGTGCAGACCGGCACGCCGTGCGCCAACGACGACGAGAACACTCTGCGCCACATCGCGGGCATGAAGAACGTCCTCCGCCGCTTCGGAACGCTGAAGGGCGCGACGGCCGCGGTAGGCCGCCCGCAGATATACGAAAACATGGAATGGGTCTACGCGAAGAACTCCGGGCTGTACCGCCGCGTCGCGTCCGCCGGCGACAAAGTGCGCCGCGGTCAGATGATAGGTTACGTCATGGACTGCTTCGGCACGCCGGTGGAAAAAATACTCTCTCCGATAAACGGGCGCGTCCTCTTCCAGACGGAGAATTCCTCCGTCGCAAAGCATGGCTTCGTCGCCAGCGTCGGCGTGACGCGGTAG
- a CDS encoding inorganic phosphate transporter → MDVSFLYFVKEMGSSAILTLTVLLTLGVIFVNGWTDAPNAIATCITTRCMEARSAIITSAIFNFLGVLVMTHINSSVASTISNMVDFGGDTGAALTALCAALFSIVVYSVGASYFGIPTSESHSLIAGLTGAAFAIQNGFDAVNMAEWVKVLYGLVLSLALGFISGWCMCRLITIICAGMDRRKTNVFFKYAQIFGAAAMSFMHGAQDGQKFIGVLFLGMAFCGGETSVAGVAIPVWLMLLCSTVMGLGTSVGGEKIIRSVGMDMVRLEKYQGFSADLAAAACLLISSVFGIPVSTTHTKTSAIMGVGAVMRLSAINFGVVKDMMLTWIFTFPGCGLISYAMAKLFMAFL, encoded by the coding sequence ATGGACGTATCGTTCTTGTACTTTGTGAAGGAAATGGGCTCAAGCGCGATTTTGACTCTCACAGTGCTTCTCACTCTCGGAGTCATCTTCGTCAACGGATGGACCGACGCACCCAACGCCATAGCCACATGTATAACGACGCGCTGCATGGAAGCGCGTTCCGCGATAATCACCAGCGCCATATTCAATTTTCTCGGCGTACTTGTAATGACGCATATAAACAGCTCCGTAGCCTCCACCATAAGCAATATGGTGGATTTCGGAGGAGATACCGGCGCCGCGCTGACTGCACTCTGCGCGGCGCTGTTTTCTATCGTCGTGTACAGCGTCGGCGCGTCGTATTTCGGCATACCGACGAGCGAGAGCCACAGCCTTATAGCGGGGCTGACCGGCGCGGCCTTCGCGATACAAAACGGCTTCGACGCGGTCAACATGGCCGAATGGGTCAAGGTCCTTTACGGCCTCGTACTGAGCCTTGCGCTCGGCTTTATCAGCGGCTGGTGCATGTGCCGCCTTATTACGATAATCTGCGCCGGCATGGACAGGCGCAAGACGAACGTATTTTTCAAATACGCGCAGATATTCGGCGCGGCGGCGATGAGCTTCATGCACGGCGCGCAGGACGGGCAGAAATTCATCGGCGTCCTCTTCCTCGGCATGGCGTTCTGCGGCGGCGAGACTAGCGTGGCCGGCGTTGCGATCCCGGTCTGGCTTATGCTGCTGTGCAGCACGGTTATGGGGCTCGGGACGAGCGTCGGCGGCGAGAAGATAATCCGTTCCGTCGGCATGGATATGGTGCGGCTGGAAAAATATCAGGGCTTCTCGGCTGACCTCGCGGCGGCCGCGTGCCTGCTGATTTCCAGCGTCTTCGGCATCCCCGTATCTACCACGCACACCAAGACGAGCGCGATAATGGGCGTCGGCGCGGTCATGCGCCTGTCTGCGATAAACTTCGGCGTCGTCAAGGATATGATGCTGACGTGGATATTCACCTTCCCGGGATGCGGCCTCATCAGCTACGCGATGGCGAAGCTCTTCATGGCTTTCTTATAA
- a CDS encoding DUF47 family protein: MGRKHDSFYFENFTTCADFACRAAHMLHDALSDFDPDDLVARLDEIHKEEHGADEKKHELMNVLAHAFITPIEREDIIQLSQNIDEITDKIEDVLLRVYCNNIRSIRPDALELVDVVIRSCEETKHMLAEFANFRHSKTLHTHIVNINNMEEEADRLFIASLRALHTTCDDPVAIISWREIYVYLEKCVDACEHVADTVEGVVMKNS, translated from the coding sequence ATGGGCAGAAAGCACGATTCATTCTATTTTGAGAACTTCACGACATGCGCGGATTTCGCGTGCCGCGCCGCTCACATGCTGCACGACGCGCTGAGCGATTTCGACCCGGACGACCTCGTCGCGCGGCTTGACGAGATACACAAGGAAGAACACGGGGCGGACGAGAAAAAGCACGAGCTGATGAACGTCCTCGCCCACGCCTTCATCACGCCTATAGAACGCGAGGATATAATCCAGCTCAGCCAGAATATAGACGAAATAACGGACAAGATAGAGGACGTGCTGCTGCGCGTCTACTGCAACAACATCCGCTCGATACGCCCGGACGCGCTCGAGCTTGTGGACGTCGTGATACGGAGCTGCGAGGAGACTAAGCACATGCTCGCGGAATTCGCGAACTTCCGCCACTCGAAGACGCTCCACACCCACATCGTGAACATCAACAACATGGAGGAGGAGGCCGACCGCCTCTTCATCGCGAGCCTGCGCGCGCTGCACACGACATGCGACGACCCCGTTGCGATAATTTCGTGGCGCGAGATTTACGTCTACCTGGAAAAATGCGTTGACGCCTGCGAGCACGTAGCCGATACGGTCGAAGGCGTCGTTATGAAAAATTCGTAG
- a CDS encoding AraC family transcriptional regulator: MDGGGLLEGALKKLCEQFDKRDWKYYIDAPPGSPGEKTYEWPGAPDEDIMICVHMGPRAHVDFHRQDFFFFDFAYRGDYGALSSRSDNRITVRENECYIGQPHAGYALRADGEESVIIGVLIRKDRFFRTFLPLLSSDTNLFRFFLTPETDEYASDFIHLRFGDTRHVRALLEMMAEEYAYPCEDTQEMLKSLTLALMILVAREYRRSPGAPGGERTADKIIRYIAGHPDGASLKAVAVHFSYNPNYVSGLLKRETGRTFSEISTERRMTRAASLLESTDLPVEEIARMLGYGSSSNFYKAFRSYFGSPPREYMRAKKKNNGPSS, encoded by the coding sequence ATGGACGGCGGTGGTTTACTTGAGGGCGCTCTGAAAAAGCTCTGCGAACAGTTCGATAAACGCGACTGGAAATACTACATAGACGCGCCGCCCGGAAGCCCGGGGGAAAAGACCTACGAATGGCCCGGAGCGCCGGACGAGGACATAATGATATGCGTACACATGGGGCCGCGGGCTCACGTGGACTTCCACCGCCAGGACTTTTTCTTTTTCGATTTCGCCTACCGCGGCGACTACGGCGCGCTGAGCAGCCGCAGCGACAACCGGATCACGGTGCGTGAGAACGAGTGCTACATCGGGCAGCCGCATGCCGGCTACGCGCTGCGCGCCGACGGCGAGGAGAGCGTCATTATCGGCGTGCTGATACGCAAAGACAGATTTTTCAGGACGTTCCTGCCGCTGCTCTCCTCCGACACGAATCTCTTCCGCTTTTTTCTGACGCCCGAGACCGACGAATACGCGAGCGATTTCATACATCTGCGCTTCGGCGACACGCGCCATGTACGGGCGCTTCTCGAGATGATGGCGGAGGAATACGCGTACCCGTGCGAGGACACGCAGGAAATGCTGAAGTCGCTGACGCTCGCCCTGATGATACTCGTCGCGCGCGAATATCGCCGCTCGCCCGGCGCGCCCGGCGGAGAAAGGACGGCGGATAAAATAATACGCTACATAGCCGGGCATCCCGACGGCGCGTCGCTCAAAGCCGTCGCGGTACATTTTTCGTACAATCCGAATTACGTATCGGGGCTGCTGAAACGCGAGACGGGGCGGACTTTTTCGGAAATATCAACGGAGCGGAGAATGACGCGCGCGGCAAGTTTGCTCGAAAGTACGGATCTCCCGGTAGAAGAAATCGCGCGAATGCTCGGCTACGGAAGCAGCAGCAACTTCTACAAAGCCTTCCGCAGCTATTTCGGAAGCCCGCCGAGAGAATACATGCGCGCAAAGAAAAAAAACAACGGCCCGTCCTCATAA
- a CDS encoding rhodanese-like domain-containing protein — MREIFDRGRTARTAGAIAALLMLAALFAASCACAAAPERRGAALTPEAALEYMKSAENILIVDVASKANYERKHFDGAVNIPIEDLSGAEEDELYKKLPAGRPVLMHCRLGMIVPGACERLAALRPDITELSYIDGAPLFDEYNEWLAERGK, encoded by the coding sequence ATGAGAGAAATTTTTGACCGCGGCAGGACTGCGCGGACGGCGGGCGCGATAGCGGCGCTTCTGATGCTGGCGGCGCTGTTCGCGGCGTCCTGCGCCTGCGCCGCCGCGCCGGAACGGAGAGGCGCGGCGCTGACGCCGGAGGCCGCGTTGGAATACATGAAGAGCGCGGAGAATATCCTGATCGTGGACGTGGCGTCGAAAGCCAACTATGAGCGGAAACATTTCGACGGCGCGGTGAATATTCCGATAGAGGATTTGAGCGGCGCGGAGGAAGACGAGCTTTACAAGAAGCTCCCGGCGGGCCGCCCCGTGCTCATGCACTGCCGCCTCGGCATGATAGTGCCAGGAGCCTGCGAACGGCTGGCGGCTCTGCGCCCCGACATAACGGAGCTCTCGTATATAGACGGCGCGCCGCTCTTCGACGAATATAACGAATGGCTTGCGGAGCGCGGAAAATAG
- a CDS encoding sugar O-acetyltransferase, protein MTELEKLDAGLEYDFYDEAVNARKLHAAEKCVRLNSINPSETEEIEKAARDLFGSAGRGLTVLPGFCCDNGKNIRVGDDFLANYNVTILDIAPVKIGAHVMIGPNTLITTVNHPLSPAKRRRHIGIAKPVTIGDDVWIGGGCTILPGVTIGNNVVIAAGAVVTKDVPSNCVAGGVPARVVKEIPDDVDGRRSCGGER, encoded by the coding sequence ATGACTGAACTTGAAAAACTGGACGCGGGACTTGAATACGATTTTTACGACGAGGCGGTAAACGCGAGGAAGCTGCACGCGGCTGAGAAATGCGTCCGGCTCAATTCGATAAACCCGTCCGAGACGGAAGAGATAGAAAAGGCGGCGCGGGATCTGTTCGGCTCCGCCGGGCGCGGTTTGACGGTGCTTCCTGGATTCTGCTGCGACAACGGCAAAAATATCCGCGTCGGCGACGATTTCCTTGCGAACTACAACGTCACGATACTCGACATAGCGCCGGTAAAGATAGGCGCGCACGTGATGATAGGGCCGAACACGCTTATCACGACGGTGAACCATCCGCTTTCGCCCGCGAAACGCCGCCGCCACATCGGAATAGCGAAGCCCGTGACGATAGGCGACGATGTGTGGATAGGCGGCGGCTGCACGATACTGCCGGGCGTCACGATAGGGAACAACGTAGTGATAGCCGCCGGGGCCGTGGTCACGAAGGACGTGCCCTCCAACTGCGTCGCCGGCGGAGTCCCTGCGCGCGTGGTAAAAGAGATACCCGACGACGTGGACGGGCGCCGCTCCTGTGGCGGAGAACGATAG
- a CDS encoding MerR family DNA-binding transcriptional regulator produces MAENDSPRGAAISEAARRTGLSADTLRYYESIGLLPPVARDKGGRRLYGDDMIRRASFIKECRGYGLSLSRILGCLPPRQDGAAEAEAEAALLSEARASTEAMIELLRIRLARIDGRLRQLARERGGRG; encoded by the coding sequence GTGGCGGAGAACGATAGCCCGCGCGGCGCGGCGATAAGCGAGGCCGCGAGAAGGACCGGGCTCTCCGCCGACACGCTGAGATATTACGAGAGTATAGGCCTGCTGCCGCCTGTGGCGAGAGACAAGGGAGGGCGGCGTCTTTACGGGGACGATATGATCAGACGCGCCTCCTTTATAAAAGAGTGCCGCGGCTACGGGCTTTCGCTGAGCCGTATACTCGGCTGCCTGCCGCCGCGCCAGGACGGAGCTGCCGAAGCGGAGGCTGAGGCGGCGTTGCTATCCGAGGCGCGCGCCTCGACGGAAGCCATGATAGAGCTGCTTCGTATCCGCCTTGCAAGGATTGACGGCAGGCTGCGGCAGCTCGCCCGAGAACGCGGAGGGCGCGGATAG
- a CDS encoding amino acid permease: MENGREKLKREITWLQGTAMTIGAVIGAGILALPAVAAEAAGPASLAAWGLMGLFTLPMLAAIAQMSSRFPNSGGIAAYAQQAFGSGMGRLTGFLIFTAMPVGMPATALIGAHYLCGVFGWGAGAAHAAAGVMILFAIALNMRGIEISGRTQLAVVGAILAVLMFAVVSSLGSVRAENFVPFAPDGWGAAAHIMSLLFFAFLGWEMIGHLAEEFRDPRRDLPLSLGAAFAAVNAVYLAVAFVIVGSGVYRSGANAAMITLIRARWGEGAAAAVGMLGFVICYCPVHTYTAGFSRLFYAQAREGYFPARFGELHPVYKTPYRALRFFVPVNLSLLFVSWALALDLKPLMGLPSATFLLVYTIGMFAAARVLDTKSGKICGLLSGALSFSVFACSGRYMLFPLAVALFFVVRYRREFVRRGGSA; the protein is encoded by the coding sequence ATGGAAAACGGACGTGAAAAGCTCAAAAGGGAAATAACGTGGCTACAGGGCACGGCGATGACGATAGGCGCGGTCATCGGCGCGGGTATTCTCGCGCTGCCGGCGGTCGCCGCCGAGGCGGCGGGCCCCGCGTCGCTCGCGGCGTGGGGGCTGATGGGGCTTTTCACTCTGCCGATGCTCGCCGCGATAGCGCAGATGTCCTCGCGCTTCCCGAACTCGGGCGGCATCGCGGCCTACGCTCAGCAGGCGTTCGGCTCCGGCATGGGGCGGCTGACGGGCTTCCTGATATTCACGGCGATGCCCGTAGGGATGCCGGCGACGGCGCTCATAGGCGCGCACTATCTATGTGGCGTCTTCGGCTGGGGGGCGGGCGCGGCCCACGCTGCGGCGGGAGTCATGATACTTTTCGCGATCGCGCTGAACATGCGCGGGATAGAGATTTCCGGCAGGACGCAGCTCGCGGTCGTCGGCGCGATACTCGCGGTGCTCATGTTCGCCGTCGTCTCGTCGCTCGGCTCGGTGCGCGCGGAGAATTTCGTCCCATTCGCGCCGGACGGCTGGGGCGCGGCGGCTCACATAATGTCGCTGCTTTTCTTCGCCTTTCTCGGCTGGGAGATGATAGGCCACCTCGCCGAGGAGTTCCGCGACCCGAGACGCGACCTCCCGCTGAGCCTCGGCGCGGCTTTCGCCGCGGTGAACGCCGTCTATCTCGCCGTCGCCTTCGTCATAGTCGGCAGCGGCGTGTACCGGAGCGGGGCTAACGCTGCGATGATAACGCTGATACGCGCGCGGTGGGGCGAGGGAGCCGCCGCGGCCGTCGGGATGCTGGGCTTCGTGATATGCTACTGCCCCGTCCACACCTACACGGCGGGCTTCTCGCGCCTCTTCTACGCTCAGGCGCGCGAGGGCTACTTCCCCGCGCGCTTCGGCGAGCTCCACCCCGTATACAAGACGCCCTACCGCGCGCTGCGCTTCTTCGTGCCGGTGAACCTCTCGCTGCTTTTCGTGAGCTGGGCCCTCGCGCTCGACCTGAAGCCGCTGATGGGGCTGCCGAGCGCGACCTTCCTGCTCGTCTACACGATAGGCATGTTCGCCGCCGCGCGCGTGCTCGATACGAAAAGCGGCAAAATATGCGGCCTGCTCTCAGGCGCGCTCTCGTTCTCCGTCTTCGCCTGCTCCGGCCGCTACATGCTATTCCCGCTGGCCGTTGCGCTGTTCTTCGTCGTCAGGTACAGACGGGAGTTTGTCCGGCGCGGCGGCTCTGCGTAA
- a CDS encoding carboxymuconolactone decarboxylase family protein: MDYRETDPEFMERFEHFAFEEVPNEEGQTLDAPTRWLAVLAALIGCQGLDAYKEILPRALDDGLRPEAVKETVYQSVDYLGMGRMWPFLRATNEIFTDRGIELPASGKATTTFGDRLEKGVEAQAEIFGAQMREVWKNGHVNRWLAANCFGDYYTRTGLTLAQREMITFCFLMAQGGCEPQLTAHAKGNMNIGNDKAFLIKVVSQCLPYIGYPRSLNAIACVNKAAE; encoded by the coding sequence ATGGATTACCGTGAGACAGACCCAGAGTTTATGGAAAGATTCGAACATTTCGCCTTTGAAGAAGTCCCGAACGAAGAGGGGCAGACTCTCGACGCGCCTACGCGCTGGCTCGCCGTGCTCGCGGCGCTCATAGGATGCCAGGGGCTCGACGCCTATAAAGAGATACTGCCGAGGGCGCTCGACGACGGGCTGCGCCCCGAGGCCGTGAAGGAGACCGTATATCAGTCGGTGGACTACCTCGGCATGGGGCGCATGTGGCCCTTCCTGCGCGCGACGAACGAGATATTCACGGACCGCGGCATAGAGCTGCCAGCGAGCGGCAAGGCTACGACGACTTTCGGCGACCGTCTCGAAAAAGGCGTAGAGGCGCAGGCCGAGATATTCGGCGCGCAGATGCGCGAGGTATGGAAGAACGGCCACGTCAACCGCTGGCTCGCCGCGAACTGCTTCGGCGACTATTACACGCGCACCGGGCTGACGCTCGCCCAGCGCGAGATGATAACCTTCTGCTTCCTCATGGCGCAGGGAGGATGCGAGCCGCAGCTCACCGCGCACGCGAAGGGCAACATGAACATTGGCAACGACAAAGCGTTTCTGATAAAAGTAGTCTCGCAGTGCCTGCCCTACATCGGCTATCCGCGCAGCCTCAACGCGATAGCCTGCGTCAACAAAGCGGCGGAATAA
- a CDS encoding aldo/keto reductase: MKYIKLGKSDLNVSRICLGCMGFGDASRGQHSWTIDEEHSREVIRRALDLGVNFFDTAIAYQSGTSEQYLGRALRDFAKREDVVVATKFLPRTDEDIASGVSGREHIRRSLDKSLQNLGMDHVDLYIYHMWDYRTPLAEIMEGLNDAVRAGKARCIGIANCFAWQLAKANGLAEREGFAQFVSVQNHYNLVFREEEREMAPFCAEENIAMTPYSPLASGRLSRRPGESTKRLREDEYAKFKYDAAAAQDARIIERVAELADKRGASMTEISLAWLLTKVAAPVAGATKKEQIEAMARAAELTLDADETRYLEELYTPHKLAGVMAQNTPAASGEKHVWSAGDQKL, encoded by the coding sequence ATGAAATATATAAAACTCGGAAAATCAGACCTTAACGTATCGCGCATCTGCCTCGGCTGCATGGGCTTCGGCGACGCTTCGCGCGGGCAGCACAGCTGGACGATAGACGAGGAACATTCGCGCGAGGTAATCCGCCGCGCGCTCGACCTCGGCGTGAATTTCTTCGACACCGCGATAGCCTACCAGAGCGGCACGAGCGAGCAGTATCTCGGGCGCGCGCTGCGCGATTTCGCAAAGCGCGAGGACGTCGTGGTCGCGACGAAGTTCCTGCCGCGTACCGACGAGGATATAGCCTCCGGCGTCTCCGGGCGCGAGCATATCCGCCGCTCGCTCGACAAGAGCCTGCAAAACCTCGGCATGGACCACGTGGACCTGTACATCTACCACATGTGGGACTACCGCACGCCGCTGGCCGAAATTATGGAAGGGCTGAACGACGCGGTGCGCGCGGGCAAGGCGCGCTGCATAGGCATAGCCAACTGCTTCGCGTGGCAGCTTGCGAAGGCCAACGGGCTCGCGGAGCGCGAGGGTTTCGCGCAGTTCGTCTCCGTACAGAACCACTACAACCTCGTTTTCCGCGAGGAGGAGCGCGAGATGGCCCCGTTCTGCGCCGAGGAAAACATCGCGATGACGCCCTACAGCCCGCTCGCGAGCGGACGGCTCTCGCGCCGCCCGGGAGAGAGCACGAAGCGGCTGCGCGAGGACGAATACGCTAAATTCAAGTACGACGCGGCGGCGGCGCAGGACGCGCGTATAATCGAGCGTGTAGCGGAGCTCGCGGACAAGCGCGGCGCGTCGATGACGGAAATTTCGCTCGCGTGGCTTCTGACCAAGGTCGCCGCTCCCGTCGCCGGCGCGACGAAGAAAGAGCAGATAGAGGCGATGGCGCGCGCCGCGGAGCTGACGCTCGACGCTGACGAGACGCGCTATCTCGAAGAGCTCTACACGCCGCACAAGCTCGCCGGCGTAATGGCGCAGAACACCCCGGCGGCCTCGGGCGAAAAGCACGTCTGGTCCGCCGGAGACCAGAAACTCTAA